ACAGGAGCTGTAGCAGTAGGGGTGGGAGCTTTGGGAACAAAGCCTGAATTTATAAAATGGTGATTGAATGCGTTAGCCATGGTGTTTTTATTGGTGACAACTATATGTATGTACTATTCCTTGTACATACAgtctgcaaatgctaattccgtcatctgtactgttggaagagTATATAAGCTTGAAACgcataatcagaacaatctgtcatgacttactctgtgttggtctctgtacttgcactctttttgtcatgatgcTTGTTCCGGTCACGGGTTGTgggagtaaggaaccaggcgcaggcagaatgCAGTCAATTTCCgctttaataaacaaaatatcaagCGCGACCAACCAACAAAAGAAAGGGCTGACCTAGGCAGCAAAATGACTGCAGGCAACAGTTATAAGGCACTTACCCATAACGACAACAATGACCCACAAATGAACGGggacagaggggaaacatttaaacactcaCAAACGAGATgctagggacctggtgtgcatgattaaagacatgtgacacaaaacaagtccgggatgcgttcCTGAGTGACGGGAACTGAGGGTGCACCAAACGGTGGTGCTGCTGCTCACCATACCGTGACAgttcccgtggatccacgtaattaattttaacaaaaaggaaaaacctgaataaatgagtggaggaacattaCCAATGCAGCTGATCCATACAGGTGTattgcatgatacaattaagcaattaacattcTATCATGCTCTGTGACCTGTACAGacatgctgagcaggcccaggtTAGAAGAGTGACTTTGAATTTTCTTTAATTAATGGGTCTCTTCCAAGATGACCATGTCCCCGCCCACAGGACACGAGGGGTCACTGAATGATTAAATTAGTATGAAAATAATATCAATCATTGGCTATGGCCTTTGCAGTCACCAGGTCTCAACCCAGTTGAACACTTTTTGGGACATTGTGGCCGAGGTGTTGGACCGTACTCTCCATCAACATGATCAAAATGCGTAGTGAGGGAATATCTTTGGAAGAATTGTGTTCCATcactccagtagagttccagagactatAGAATCTGTGCCAAGACATATTGAAACTGTTCTGGCAGATTGttgcccaacaccttactgagacaatTGATGTTGTTTCTCTTAATGTGTCACCCATCTGTATATATATCAACATATGTACCTaaacacacaacatatacaTAATGGTAGTTGAATGGCATTCACATTAGATAATGTTAGGTTGCACATTACCAAGTTTTTCAGTTTAAACACAAGACACTGAGTGAAAAGCCACAGCACATATTAAACCCCTGTGTGTCGGAGtcaaagacacagacaaataTTCAATGTCTCACTGATGGAAGGCCATGGTGTATGAAACCGTGTACTGACCTCTGACTACATTGGTCAATTGTAGACTGATCTACAATAGGAATCAGTCATACCTCTTACAAAGCACTTGTCTAATCTTATTTTTTGTTCTCCTGGCCTCACACTAGTTGTTACAATGTGCAGGACAACATTTAATAAACGTACCCACTGTTAAAGTGGCCATTCAAGTGTGAGTGATGAGTGGAGTCAATGTGGTCAGCTTCAACCCAGGAGATGTGGCTCCCAGGCCAAGGCAACACCATTGACCTTAAAAGGCATGATTCAAGTCCGTATTCAGGTTGTGCAAGTGCATGACAATGCTCTCCCCTAGCTATCGTGCCAAGTGACAGACTGAAAAGGAACTTAACTCATCCGTAGTGTGTCCTTTATTTTCACATTGACAAAGATAGCATTATACCACGAAACACAATTGAATCCCTGCCTAGTCATATCTGTCCAATGCATTACTGCAAATGATTGGGTCTGTGTTGAAAAGTCAATGGGGCCAATGAGAAATATTTATATAAGCCAAGTTAGTATTGTCATCAAACTGATCACCAAACACTGGTCTCCAGCAGTACCTTAACTCACAACACGCGTTACATTAATCATTGAGtcccaacatgttgtgttttaGTTGTGAATCCAGTAAATGAACAGCAGGATGTTGAATATTTCCAGTCTTATTTCTGTTATTTGGTTGAagattaaaaatgtaaagataaGATATTGATGATATCACTACTTTGATTTCTTCACCCTCTTATAATCATGAAAGAGCTCAACAAAAATGTAGTTGGACAGGGGTGTAGAACTGAGTTAGATATTGGGAGGAACCATTTTACCTTTTTCTCAAAGCGTTGTCATTATCTACCTGCTTTTAACACTGGGTCTCCCCTTCTCCTATGCTCTtgttgtcaataaaaaaaaaaacatgatggaATTCATATAGTCCATCTCAAATCTTACCAGTAAGGAATGACAtcagtttaaaatgaaatgggCCCCACCTGCCCACTGACAAGTCTCTGATAGCCTCTAATTCAGAGACAGAAATGAAACCCTTCTACTGCATGTTTTAGTTTGTGGCATAATGATAATGTCAATGCTACTACTTATAATAATAGCAgttcatttaaagaaaaacagaagaccGTGGAAATACAGGCATTCTTTACCAACCAACCTGGGAGTTCTGTGGAGAGAACACACAGAAGAACTGTAGTTGGCCCTactacattatattatttatactgtaaatgtgtatttttaatAGCTTTGACTGCACAGGGAGAGGTGTAACTCACTGGTCTGGACATGCACAGACATAAAGCAGTGTTTATGTGTTCAGTCCTATATATGGACAGGAGCTTGTTGTAACCTTTATATTCTCTTAGAAAATGAGAGTGCTTTTTGACTGGTTCTTATTTACTAGCTGTAACGATGTgcttgtggtgtagtgttggcaaggaaccaggcgcaggcatatatCGCGTTCGTGGgtttaaataaacaacaaacaaaccaaacacgaacggaaaacgataactaatctactgaatgaaaataaagtgcgcgacaacgcgtcttaatagctaacattcaaacagtagatcaacaacactcaccaacacacgaACAGCAACAAtaatccacaatgtggggagcagaggggaaacatttaaacacatacaaacgataccaattgggacctggtgtgaaagattgaaaacatgtgacagtccgggatgtgttcgtgagtgatgggaaactgaaggtgcacggaaccgtggcgctgctgctcacctaacCTTGACACTAGCTCTTTGCACGTGCAACTCCGCAGactttcaaattattattaattattattaacatcAGAGATTGTTGTATCCAACCAGCGGTGTACGTCACCTTCATTATCAACGTCTTGCAGACAACATCAAAGCATACTTACCAGACTCTATGTCAGGGGAACTTTGAGTCAGGGATCAGACAGGCAACATTTTAGATGCGTTAAAAAGTTGTATCTAATATTTCCACCTTTTCCTGTGAGATGTCTGGCATTTTAAGGTCATTGGAGAACCTGGATTTTCTCACACTAAaagacaacaataaaaaatgtgtatgaCTGTAAGAACTGGGTTTTAGATGGTACATGATTTTAGGTGGTATCTGTTTTCTCTGTGCTGTGAAACAAGTACTTTAGTTTGAATCTGTTGGTCTGCTGTAACTACCTCCCGTCAGTAGGTGGCAGTGTGAGACAGTGGTTTTCTCCAGGGACTGTAAGAGCACATACTCTGCTGTTTTCCTGCTATAACTGCAGAGATTTCAACAAGGAAACACCACGTCTCTGTCTCACAATTTTTCCCTGTATTTCAGGACACATATTGCAGCTTATGGGCCAGCGAGCGACATCCAGTGTAAAGGTCCCCCGATACCATCAGCCCTGTCTACTTAAAGAGGAACACTTTCCAGTAATACCAACTGACCCAGGGCAAGGAATAGGGGTGCAGCCATGGAGGACGGCAAGAGGAAAAGTTTGGTTTGGCAGCTCACTCTCTCCGCTGCCAAACTGTTCCAGATTGCCTAAATCGATCGTTCCAGTGCCAGGAATGGACCCGTCTTGTTTCAAGTTGGGGGATGAGGAGATCTGTTTTGagtacatcagcagttttaTGTACAGTAAGCCCTTATTAGGGGGCTAGTCTGAGGATACAGGTATGGTTCACAAGTGCATCCAGTAGGTGGTGgttcatttgatttgttttcaaatcCTCACGTTGATGATAATAGTGTTAAAGTATGTCAAGCTAATGTTGTTGCTAGCCCAGCTGTGACTAGTGGTAGTGAGGGTACTGGAGTTGCTACAGCTAGTGCAACTCCCACCACAGCCACTACAGCCATGGTTACAAATGAAAATTCTTGCTAGTTATGAGGAGCTCAGTAAGAAAATAATGCAATACACACCCACTACGCAGTCCGCACCTCACCCACCTGTGACAACATGGTCCATGTCATAGAATAGAGATGTGTCAGTCACAAAAGGCCTCACTGGAGATCACAGACCTGTGATACATGACAGAATGGTCTCCTTAAGATATCTTTCCTACCTACCAGGGAGGGCAGATCGGAGATCTGGGATGGCagtaattaaaaatcatacaatgtgatttttctggatttctgttttagattccgtcactcacagttgaagagtacctatgctacaaattatagacttctacatgctttgtaagtgggaaaacctgcaaaatcggcagtgtatcaaatacttgttctccctactgtaacAACAAAAGTGAATGCCTAGCAAAACTCATAGGAAGCAAGGCACTCACCCATTGCAACCTAAATGGCTTAGTGGTCAGTGCTCTGCTAGACTCCGGAGCCCAAGTAAGCATGATTGACAAAGATCGGAAAAGCAAGTACATACCTGATATCACCATTAGGTCGCTGAGCGAAATTATCGGTGAAGAAGATTTAAAGATATATGCTGTGAATggtgaccttctcccatttgaGTGCTGGGTTGCCCTCACAGTCAACCTAACGGGGAATGAGGACCCCAGCCTGTCAATAACTATGCCTTTTCTTGTCAGCAGTCTTGTTTTGGAGAGGCCACTGCTAGGGTTTAACGTGCTGGAAGAGATGATGCAAGAACACCCTGAAAAGCTGACTCCCATTGACCCATTTGTGaatattattgtaaaatgtaaacaacatgggTAGTAATTAATGGAtaattaacatttattaaagGCATTTGTGACCCCTATTGTAAAGTGTACTTCATTAATTATTAATGGAGAACCAACTACAGGACCAACTTTAGTTAATGTATGCATAGATCTTTACTTCAACTGGAATAAACATGACTTATTAACTAATACATTGATTAACATTAACATGTATAACTGCCTTAGTATATAttaacaaagatgactacatgTTTATTAAGACCCTGTAACtcatgtttgttaatatttactaaataattaactaatgtCAATgaatgtaaagtgttaccacttacacaatgtacagttaagATATTgatgtttaatacatttccttcatcaagaaccaatgtgtgatttaagtgttcccttcatttattTGTACAGTAAACATACaaccgtttccaaaaaaggggTGACGCTACGTAAAATGctaatgttgaaacagaattcaatgatgtgcaatcaatccttatatttaattgaagaaaataaaaagacaacatatcaaatgttgaaactgtaaTTTTATGGTTTTTGGAATAATACATGCCAATTTTGAAATTGATGCCAGTTacacatgtaaaaaaaagttgtgacaggggcatCTTTACTAGTGTGTTGTATCACCTCATCTTTTACCAACactaagcgtttgggaactaaggagaccaactgctgtggTTTTGAAATTGACTCACTCTTGACTTTTACATGCATAGCCTTCCCCTAAGACAACTTTCAACAAATGCCTCTGGTAACCATAAATGAGATGACTGTTCCTTTTTATTAGAATATATCCTATTTTTCAGGACCACGCTGCTCCTATTCTTTAATATTGTAGGCCGGGCCACCAGTCCAGCATTCAGGATTAATTAATTCcagggtttttctttactgcGGGTTCTTGTTCTCCTGGAAACCCGTAAACTTTAACAGAGACTGTTTGGATTTAACTTATGGAATAAATTATTCTctgatttatatttgtaattaattgagCTGATTTTGTTTAGATTATGGACTATATTGTAAAACcacttttgatttcattttcatgttgtaacacaataaaatgttatgacaCAAGTAATTTAGCAATATAAAGATCAGCGTTGTTTTTAATCCAATATAGCGTacaatttcattaaaataactgtTAGTTATTTTAACTATGCCTACGAACCaagcaaacataaaaaaaaaagattttcaggAAGGTTCTCTAGTGGCAAGTGAAGTGTCCAGATCTGAATTACATCCATAACCTACGGCAAGAGCTGAAAATAGCTGTTGGTGAAGGCCACGGCATAAAAATACAAGAATAAAAGCACCATTATATTCCTTTATTGAGTTTGTTGCACCTTTCTGTGGACCAATTTGCCCACAGAAAGGTGCAACAAAGCTCAATAAAGGAAAATAATGgcaaatatagaaaatgtgtaTTGGTTAATAACTTCCTTTAAGCCATTGTTGGACTATCTATCTAAGTGTGCAGCTCTGTCACTCAGGGTGAGTGGGACTGAGGAGCACAATGTCACAAGAAATGATAGCACCGACTTGCTGGATCACTGGGTCGTGATTACACTTTATAGTTACACTCAGAATTGcacaataaatgtattatcaAACAAAAAATCACAACGTGGTTATAGTTTTGTTACACTGGACTAGGATAAATAGAACTGGGTGGCGTAATAAACAACGACAGGAAAAAtgaatttataaaatatattgcatTTGCAGAAGTGTTATTCCACTTGAACTGTAAACCAACTATCTCCACAGTCATCATTGACTTTCTACTCTTAAACGACCTTGGGTTGAAGTGTCAGGTACATTAGTTCTGCTATAGCCATacttttagaaaataaatacctTTTTTCAACCAAAAAGTATACAGACTTACGGATAAACGAGGAGCACAAACATATGAATACAAAAATACCAAATGCATAATTGATAGTGCACTGTAGATAGACAAAATACCTATAAGGCACCTGTTTTATTCACTTGAGCGTAAAGTTCGTTAACGAGTGGTTCCTGATCCTGACTCCGCCCCCTGGTCACCTTGACTTCAGAGTACTCACTTTCCTTCCCcaggtctctctccctgtcctgggCTGCAGCCTGGGTctttttgggtcgttgtctggAGAAGTCTATTTCACCGTAGTGGATCTCCTCAGGCAGGTTTTCCACAGGTTCTGCTGGTTTCTCTCTGGCCGGGGCCTGATTAGAAAATAGCTGGTTAGGAAACACAGGGGGCGGCTTTGAGGAGAACACAGTGACCCCAACTCTGCTTGAATGGCTTTACATCAAATGCTGAAGATGTGTCTGTTAAAATATACACCTAACATGACAGAAGAATCCCATTCaggaaaaaaggttttaaatcACTAGTTTTACAAGACTATGACATTGCTATCAGTGAAGTCATATCACCATAGGGACCCTCTAATATTGTTTCCCTTGTTGCTTTTTAGTAGTTTCAGCCTTTTCTTAAAAACACTTTGGTGTTTGGTACCGTCTCTGGTGGATTCACTGTCCTTTCGAGTCCATTAGGGATCTTAGATTTTCTCCTCCTGAAAGACATTTGAAAGGTCTTCTGAATGGATTAAGGTTTTCTAAACAAAGCACAAACCAAACATAATAGCAGTAATCATTTTGCATTAAGACCTGGAATAGTTCTTACCACCCAAAGAAAACTATCAcgataagaagcagaacaagCACCAAAGTTCCTCCAACAATCCACCAAACCTCCGGGTTTCTTTGGCCTGGAAAAAACATTAGATATTAAGGGGCTTTCCCACATAGAGATCTCTAAAGTACTGTATATCCACTCTGTTGTTACATGGGCCCCGGTTTTACCTGGAAGCTTCACTTCCTGTGACTTCTCAACGCCCTGATCATTTCTTGCTTCACAGTAGTACTGTCCTCCATCACCAACAGTCACATTGAGGGTGTAAGTCCGTCTGGATGCTACCTGTGTTGTTTTACCCCCACTGATCCTAAACCAGGTGTAGTTGGTCACAGGTGGGTTGGCTGtactgctgcaggtcagattCACACAGCTTCCCACTGATCCTGGAACAGCTGGACTGATGGAGGCTGAAGTGTTTTTAGGAGAGACTGGGGGAGAAAGATGAATTTAGGTGATTATCAGTGACAATGTTTACGGGAATACTAGATACTTGAACAGATTATATCATTGGCTAAAATGAAAGAATTATATAAGAACCAGAGACTAAATCGTACATAAGACATGAAGTGTCCAGGTATGTTCAGCTGTTTTGGAGCCTGTCCCTACTGGGTAGACTGCAGTACAAGTTATGTTCCTGTCATTATGAAGGTATGATGGGATGAAGGTCACCGTGGATAGAACTGATTTGGTTCCATCTGAATTCTCCTGCAATTTGTTCACAGGTGTGGACCTTGTTGGGAGAGTCCATGTCAGCTTAGGGGGGTGTTCAGGACAGGGAGCAACAGCAGAACAGTTTAAACTGACAGGAGTCCCTTCCTTTATGTCACGTAAGACTGTCATGTCAGGTTGTTCAGGTGAATCTGTAATATATTGGAAATATTGGACTCAGTCTAGTTTTCCACTCTTAACATTTGATACAAGGAATATAAAAAGGAAGAAATAGTGGATAAACAATTGTCTCTTACCCTGGACTTTGATCTGAACATACTTTTCATTGTCTGTTGCATTGTATGGTTCACTCTCAATTCTGAAGTAGTACTTATTAGTGTAACTGGTGGTTACATTGAAGAACACTGTGGTGCAGTTCTTC
The Esox lucius isolate fEsoLuc1 chromosome 21, fEsoLuc1.pri, whole genome shotgun sequence DNA segment above includes these coding regions:
- the LOC105019538 gene encoding vascular cell adhesion protein 1-like isoform X3, whose protein sequence is MACQENMFFIGLCISSVNFGLSSNDLFTTMPETMNAENPDRTKSVLSTVTFIPSYLHNEKNITCTAVYPVGMSNKTAEHTRTLHVLFSPKNTSASISPAVPGSVGSCVNLTCSSTANPPVTNYTWFRISGGKTTQVASRRTYTLNVTVGDGGQYYCEARNDQGVEKSQEVKLPGQRNPEVWWIVGGTLVLVLLLIVIVFFGWRRKSKIPNGLERTVNPPETAPAREKPAEPVENLPEEIHYGEIDFSRQRPKKTQAAAQDRERDLGKESEYSEVKVTRGRSQDQEPLVNELYAQVNKTGAL
- the LOC105019538 gene encoding myelin-associated glycoprotein-like isoform X1, which encodes MIKLLGATGCWRGDMLDGSTYRASPENMFQIGLFMSGVLACFGQRNLITTMPERLDVLSGSCVQIPCSFHTPKYIFNSTINTSGVWIKETSKFGQNPDNVIFNSSKTVNSYQGNITGNLSQKNCTTVFFNVTTSYTNKYYFRIESEPYNATDNEKYVQIKVQDSPEQPDMTVLRDIKEGTPVSLNCSAVAPCPEHPPKLTWTLPTRSTPVNKLQENSDGTKSVLSTVTFIPSYLHNDRNITCTAVYPVGTGSKTAEHTWTLHVLFSPKNTSASISPAVPGSVGSCVNLTCSSTANPPVTNYTWFRISGGKTTQVASRRTYTLNVTVGDGGQYYCEARNDQGVEKSQEVKLPGQRNPEVWWIVGGTLVLVLLLIVIVFFGWRRKSKIPNGLERTVNPPETAPAREKPAEPVENLPEEIHYGEIDFSRQRPKKTQAAAQDRERDLGKESEYSEVKVTRGRSQDQEPLVNELYAQVNKTGAL